In Streptomyces sp. NBC_00683, the DNA window CCCCGGCCACGGGGCCTGTACGGGCGCCCAACGCCGGGCGGGTGCCCTCGATGGCCGGACGGGCCCGAGTGTCCCGTCCGGCGATGGTGTTCCGGGTTCAGGCCACCGTGGGCGTGCTGCCGGGCGTCTCCGTCTGACCGGTCTCCGCACTCGTCGCCGAGGCTGTCGCCGGGCCGCTGGCCGAGTTGGAGGTTGCCGGCTCGGTAGGGGGCTCCGTGGTCGGCGTTTCCGTCGGGTCAGGAGTCTCTGTCGGGGGCGTCGTCGATGTGGTGGGCGTCGGAGTGGTCGGCGGCTTCGTCGGCTTCTTCGTCGGCGACGGGTTCCCGGACGTGGGCCGGCCGGTGGGACTGCCGCTCGACGTGGTGCCCGTCGTCGGTCCCGAGTCCGAACCCGATGTGCCCGGCGACGGGGTGTCGCCGCCGGACGGGGTGGCCCGGCCCGATGCGCCCTTGGTCGAGTCCTTGCCGGGCGTGGCGTCGCCGGAGGCCGTGCCGTCGGTCGGCTCGTCCGCGGAGAGGCCGCTCTCGCTGTCGTCCTCGTTCGCCGACTGCTCGGTCGTGACGTTCTGGCCCTCGGGGTCCTCGCTGCCGGACGTCGCGCCCAGGGTCACCACCGTGCCGAGGACGGCGGCCAGCAGAGCGCCGGCACCCACGGCGACCAGATTGCGCCGGGCGCCCTGGAGCACCGCGACACGGCCGCTGAATCCGCCGAATCCGCCCTTGCCCGCGGGGGCACCCTGCCGGGAAACCAGCGTGGCCGGCTCCTCCTCCTGGCGGGGGAACAGGGGCATGGCCGCGGGTATGCCGCCGGGCGGCGAGGCCGACTCATCGTGCCGCGCGGCCGGTATCTCCTCGCCCGCGGGCGTACGACCGCTCTGTCCCGGACCGGCGGAGCGGTCCGCGACCAGGGCGAGCGCCCTGCGCCCGGCGACCGCACCGGACTTGTCGGCGAGCGCGCCGCGCATCCCGATGGAGGCCTCCAGCTCGGCCCTGGCCCGGTCCAGATTGCCGGTGCACAGTGCGAGAACGCCCAACTCGTGGTGGAAGTAGGCCTCTTCGGCCACCTCTCCGGCGATCCTGGCGGCCTCCTGACCGATCCTGAGGGCCTTCTCCCAGGCGCCCCAGTACATCCCCGCCGCGAAGGCCGGAGAGGCGCTGCGGGCCAGCAGGACCGCCGCACTGGCCTGCCCTGCCCGGTCGCCCAGGACGAGGTGGGCCATGGCCGCGAGGACCGCGTCGGCCTCGGCGACCGCACGCTCGGGGGTGACGGAGGGGTGACCCGCCCACCAGGCGTAGTGCTGGGCGGCGGTACGGGCGCGTACGTCCGCGTCCTCGCCGTATCCGCTCGCTTCCAGCTGGGCCAGGATCCCGGCGGCGAGCCGGTAGCGGGAGCCCGCCGGGGAGAGCAGTCCGCACGCGGCCAGTTCACCCATCGCGGCATCGGCGTGGGTGTCCCCCACCAGCGCCGGCAGATGCGCCTGGTGCGGTACCTCGCCGCCGAGTGCGACGGCGAAGTGCAGGGTGTCCCGCGCGGCCTCGCTCAGCCGGGAGGCGAGCAGGGCGGCGGGCGCCGCGCCTTCCCCGAGGCTGGGCAGCGGTATGTCCTGGACCTCGGCCCGGCCGAAGGGCGCGTCGCCGGGCTCGTCGTCGAATCCGTCGCCGAAGGTCTCCGGGTCGGTGCGCAGCTCGTCGCGCTGGCGCAGCAGCGCGCCCGCCTGGACGAAGCGCAGCGGCAGTCCTTCGGACTCGAACCAGAGGTCGCCCGCCCAGTTCGCCTCGTCATCGGTGAGCGGGCGCTCCACGACGCGCTCGAGCAGCTCGATCGAGGAGCTGCGGCCGAGTCCGGCGAGGAAGACCTCTTCGAGGTTCGAGTCGGCGGTGGGTGCGGCGATGTCGGGTGTCGTGCCGAGCAGGAACGCGCACTCGGGCGTCGCGTCGAGGAGTTCCTGCAGCGCGGCGCCGCCGAACTCCAGGTCGTCGAGGACGACGACGGCGCCGATGCCGTGGACGAGCGCCAGGAGCCCTTCGCGGTCGGGCCGGTGCAGCGGGGCCTGGTGGACGGCTTCGAAGAGGTTGTACAGCAGGTCGGTGGTGGTGCGCTTGTAGCCGGAAAGGCGTACGACCCCGTCGGGTGCCAGGTCCGCGCAGTCGGCGGCCACGGCACCGAGCAGGGCCGTGCGGCCGGAACCGGCGGGGCCGGTCAGCCGCACCGAGCGGCCCCTTGCCAGCAGCCGCACCAGTCGCTCCCGCTCCTCCTGGCGCTCCAGCAGAGGAAGCTGCGGTCCGGGAGGCCCCGGCGGTACGGGCGGTGCGGTGGCACGCTCGCGGTCGGCACGCTCCGCCGCCGTGTGCCGTACGGGGGTGGCGGGCTGCTCGCCGGGCCTGCAGGGCTCGATCTCGCTGCCGTCGACGGGATTGACCGTGAGCAGGAAGTCGCCCGATATGAGCTGGACGGTGCGTGACTGCTGTGGTGTCTGATGCCCGAAGTCGGGCGTCAGAGGATCGCGGGACTGCCGACGCCGCGCGGCGTCCTCCCCGGAACGGTCGTACTCTTCCGGTCCCCGGTTGGTCGGGTCCATCGTCAAAGCCCCCCAGACGCGTAGCGCGCGGTTGCCCCTCCCGGCCTCGCACGCCCGCTGTCGCTTCCGGTCCGGTGTCTGCCCTTTGGGTCTGTCAATCGGCAGACGGCCGAACCCTAAACCCTCGCACAGTATCTACGAACGAGTGGGGGGCCGCGCCGCCCTGGACATCACAGTCTCGTGAGGATTGTGCGTGATACGCCGCTCGGTCGCTTCAGACGCGCGGCAGGGAGTCTGCGGCGATTCCGCCTTCGATGGCCAGAATGCGGTGCAGTCTGGTCGCCACCAGCAGGCGCTGCATCTGCGGCGGCACGCCGCGCAGCACCAGCCGCCTGCCTGCCCGGCCGGCTCTGCGGTGCGCGCCCATGATGACGCCGAGTCCTGTGGCGTCCCACGAGTCCAGCTCGGTCAGGTCCAGCACGAGGTCGCCGGCTCCGTCGTCGACGGCCGAGTGCAGAACCGTACGGGCGTCCGCCGCGCTTCGGACGTCGAGGCGGCCCCCGACGACCAGCTCGGCGTGGTCGCCCCTGATGTACATATGCGCTCCCCGGAAGTACTCCGTAGCAAGGTCGGTCTGTCTGGTTTTCTCTTCTGCCCTCTGCCACCACTGACTGCCTCAGCGACGGAGAAGTTGCCGTCTGTAAGCGAACCGATACCGAATTCACCCTGAGGGGTGAAAGCGGCCCGCCGGAACCACTGGATCCGGCTCCCGGCCGGCGCGCCGGGCCCCGGTGCTCCCGGGCCTGATCGACGGCAGATCAGGCGGCCGGGGGCCCGGAAACGATCAGTAGGTGTAGAAGCCCTGCCCACTCTTGCGGCCGATGTCACCTGCATCGACCATCCGGCGCATCAGCTCCGGGGCGGCGAACTTCTCGTCCTGCGACTCGGTGTAGATGTTGCCGGTGGCGTGCAGGAGGATGTCGACGCCGGTCAGGTCTGCCGTGGCGAGCGGGCCCATGGCGTGGCCGAAGCCCAGCTTGCAGGCGATGTCGATGTCCTCGGCCGAGGCGACGCCCGACTCGTACAGCTTGGCGGCCTCGACGACGAGCGCCGAGATCAGCCGGGTGGTGACGAAGCCCGCGACGTCACGGTTGACGACGATGCACGTCTTGCCGACGGACTCGGCGAACTCCCGCGCGGTGGCGAGGGTTTCGTCGCTCGTCTTGTAGCCGCGCACCAGCTCGCAGAGCTGCATCATCGGCACCGGCGAGAAGAAGTGCACACCGACGACGCGCTCCGGCCGCTCCGTCACGGCCGCGATCTTGGTGATCGGGATGGCGGAGGTGTTGGAGGCGAGGACGGCGTCCTCCCGTACGACCTTGTCGAGCGTCCGGAAGATCTCGTGCTTGACCTCGAGCTTCTCGAAGACGGCCTCGACGACGACATCGGCGTCCGCCACCGCGTCGAGGTCGGTGGTCGTGGTGATCCTGGCGAGTGCGGCCTCGGCGTCGGCCGCGTCCAGCTTGCCCTTGGAGACGAACCTGTCGTAGCTGGCCTCGATGCCGCCGCGACCGCGGGCCAGGGCCTCGTCGGTGACATCGCGCAGCACGACGTCCCAGCCCGCCTGGGCGGAGACCTGCGCGATACCGGACCCCATGAGTCCGGCGCCGATGACGGCGAGCTTCCTGGCCACGTTCGCACCCCTATGCATTCAACAACGGTTCTTCCACATGCTCTCCGGCGGAGATTAGTACCCGTGAGGGGCGCTGGGGCTGCGAAGAGATGCGCGTCACGTCTCACATGACGGACATCACACCGCCGGAGGTCATGCGGCGGCGCGCCGCGCGTAGTTGAGTACGCCCGCGCCGAGCAGCCCTTCGATGTCGTCGAGCACGGCGAGCGCGTCCCGGGAAACGTCCACGGCCTTGCGGCCGGCCAGCATCTCCTTGCTGATGTAGCCGACGACAGCGCCCTCGATCCAGGCGATCTGGCCGCCGACGAGCAGCGGCATCGTGTCCTCGGGCCCGGCGCCCGTCTCTTCGCGGAGGGTCTCGACCACGGCATCGAGGACCTCCTGCTGGAGATACCAGAGGCGGGCCTTGAGCGTGGGAGCACCCTCGATGACCTTCATGAAATCGGCGAAGCCGTCCATCAGCCCGAGCTCCGGCGATACGGCGACGACGGCGGCCCGCAGTTCCCGCAGGACCGCTTCGGCCGCCGACTCACCCTTGTCGCGGGCTCGGACGAAACGGGCGACGCGCTGCGTGACGCCCTTCATCCGGTCGAGGAAGAGGTCCTCCTTGGCCGGGAAGTAGTTGTAGACGGTGTTCACGGAGACGTCGGCCAGATCGGCGATCTCGGCGACCGTCACCGTCACGAAGCCGTGCTTGAGGAACAGCCCGGTCGCGAGGTCCGAGATGTGCTGCTTGGCCTGGCGCTTCTTGCGTTCCCTGAGTCCCTCAGCCATGCGCCCATCGTAGGCCTCCTCCCCGGGGTGACTGAAAAGTTGGTGTCATTGCAATTTTTCACTGACTCTGTTTTTGTGGTCACTATGCCAATCATCAGCACGGCCGGGCTCGCCCGGACCTTCGACACCAAGGCCGGCCCGGTGGAGGCCGTACGTTCCGTCGACCTGACGGTCCGAACCGGCGAGATCGTCGGGCTCCTCGGCCCCAACGGCGCGGGCAAGACCACCACGCTGCGCATGCTCACCACGCTGCTCGCCCCTACCGGCGGAGCGGCCACCGTCGTCGGCTGCGACCTCATCGGGGATCCGGCGGGCGTGCGCGAGAGGTGCGGGTACGTCGCCCAGTCGGGCGGCGTGGACCCGCACATCACCGTGCGGGAGGAGCTGGTCACCCAAGGGCGGCTGTACCGGCTGAGCAAGGCCGACGCCGTCGCACGGGCCGCCGAACTGGCCGAGGACGTCGGCCTCGGCGAGCTGCTCGACCGCAGAACGGCCGCGCTCTCCGGCGGCCAGCGCCGGCGACTCGACATCGCGATGGGCCTCACCCACCGCCCTGCCGTTCTCTTCCTCGACGAGCCGACGACCGGCCTGGACCCCGCCGGCCGCGCCGACCTGTGGGATCTGGTGCGCCGGCTGCGGGACGACTTCGGCACAACCGTCGTGCTCACCACCCACTACCTCGACGAGGCGGACGCGCTCGCGGACCGCCTGGTCGTCATCGACGGCGGCCTGGTGGTCGCCGAGGGCACACCGGCCGCCCTGAGGGAGAGGTTCGCGGGCTCGTCCGGCGCGTCACTCCAGGACGCCTTCCTCGCGATCACCGGACGGGCCCCCGTCTCCGCCGATGCCGCTCCCGTCTCCGTCTAGGACCTCTGATGCTTCTCCACGACACCGCACTGATCTTCGGTCGGTACGCCCGGCAGACTCTGCGCTCCCGCTTCCAGATCCTCTTCGGCATCCTGATGCCGCTGTTGTACCTGCTCTTCTTCGGCCCCCTCCTCACGGGCCTTCCACTCGGCCGGGCCGGTGATTCCTGGCAGATCCTCGTGCCCGGCCTGCTCCTTCAACTGGGCCTCTTCGGAGCCTCGTTCGCCGGCTTCTCGATCATCATCGAGAAGTCGACGGGGGTGGTGGAGCGGATGCGGGTGACACCGGTCAGCCGCCTGGCGCTGCTCCTGGGACGGGTCCTGCGGGATGCCCTGCTGTTCATGTTCCAGGCGGTGCTGCTCGTCCTCGCCGCTCTGGCCATGGGCCTGCGCGCACCGCTGCCGGGGGTGCTGATCGGATTCGCGTTCGTCGGCCTGCTGACCGTCTCGCTGGCCTCACTGTCGTACGCCCTGGCCATGAAGGTGCGCACGCCCCAGGAGTTCGGGCCCGTGATCAACTCGCTCACGATGCCGGCCATGCTGCTCTCCGGCCTGATGCTGCCGATGACACTGGGCCCGGTGTGGCTGGACGTGCTGTCGCACTTCACACCGTTCCGGTATCTGGTGGACGCGGTGCGGGACGCGTACGTGGGCTCGTACGCCACGGCCCACATGCTGTACGGGGTACTGGTGTCGCTCGGCTTCGCCCTCCTGGCCGTGACGGTCGGCACACGGGTCTTCCGCGGGGCCGGAGCGTAACTAGGCTGGCCGCATGGTCAATCTGACACGCATCTACACCCGTACCGGCGACCAGGGCACCACCGCCCTCGGCGACATGAGCCGGACCGCCAAGACCGATCTGCGGATCTCGGCGTACGCCGACGCCAACGAGGCCAATGCCGCCATCGGCGCCGCGATCGCGCTCGGGAAGCTCTCCGAGGACGTCGTGAAGGTCCTCGTCCGCGTCCAGAACGACCTGTTCGACGTGGGCGCGGATCTGTGCACACCCGTCGTGGAGAACCCCGAGTACCCGCCGCTGCGGGTCGAGCAGTCCTACATCGACAAGCTGGAGGGGGACTGCGACACCTTCCTGGAGGACCTGGAGAAGCTGCGCAGCTTCATCCTCCCGGGCGGCACCCCCGGAGCGGCCCTGCTGCACCAGGCCTGCACGGTGGTGCGGCGGGCGGAACGGTCCACCTGGTCGGCGCTCGAGGTGCACGGGGACTCGATGAACGCGCTGACGGCGACGTATCTGAACCGCCTCTCCGACCTCCTGTTCATCCTGGCGAGGACGGCGAACAAGGAGGTCGGTGACGTGCTCTGGGTGCCGGGCGGCGAGCGCTGAGCCCGCTCGCCGGACGGCACCCGGGCGATCAGCGGTCCGCCTTCACCCGCTTCGCCGGGTTGTCCGGTTCCGCCTTGGGGAACAGCGTGTAGCTCCCGGCGATGACCACGTTGATCCCGATCACCCAGAGCATCTTCTGCTGCCACATCCGCAGCGACCCGATGTCCCCGTCGCCGCCCACGTACCAGATCGCCAGCTGGAGCAGGGCCGTCGCCGTCACCGCGGCCACGGTCCAGCGTGCCGCGGTGCGCCACTCGTGGGCGGCCCGCGCCATCCCGTACTTCGGGGGCCTCACCGGCGGCGGGCCGCCCGCGAAGCGGTGGGCGACCCTGGCGTCGACCCACTTGATGGTGGAGTGGCCGA includes these proteins:
- a CDS encoding ATP-binding protein, with the protein product MDPTNRGPEEYDRSGEDAARRRQSRDPLTPDFGHQTPQQSRTVQLISGDFLLTVNPVDGSEIEPCRPGEQPATPVRHTAAERADRERATAPPVPPGPPGPQLPLLERQEERERLVRLLARGRSVRLTGPAGSGRTALLGAVAADCADLAPDGVVRLSGYKRTTTDLLYNLFEAVHQAPLHRPDREGLLALVHGIGAVVVLDDLEFGGAALQELLDATPECAFLLGTTPDIAAPTADSNLEEVFLAGLGRSSSIELLERVVERPLTDDEANWAGDLWFESEGLPLRFVQAGALLRQRDELRTDPETFGDGFDDEPGDAPFGRAEVQDIPLPSLGEGAAPAALLASRLSEAARDTLHFAVALGGEVPHQAHLPALVGDTHADAAMGELAACGLLSPAGSRYRLAAGILAQLEASGYGEDADVRARTAAQHYAWWAGHPSVTPERAVAEADAVLAAMAHLVLGDRAGQASAAVLLARSASPAFAAGMYWGAWEKALRIGQEAARIAGEVAEEAYFHHELGVLALCTGNLDRARAELEASIGMRGALADKSGAVAGRRALALVADRSAGPGQSGRTPAGEEIPAARHDESASPPGGIPAAMPLFPRQEEEPATLVSRQGAPAGKGGFGGFSGRVAVLQGARRNLVAVGAGALLAAVLGTVVTLGATSGSEDPEGQNVTTEQSANEDDSESGLSADEPTDGTASGDATPGKDSTKGASGRATPSGGDTPSPGTSGSDSGPTTGTTSSGSPTGRPTSGNPSPTKKPTKPPTTPTPTTSTTPPTETPDPTETPTTEPPTEPATSNSASGPATASATSAETGQTETPGSTPTVA
- a CDS encoding ABC transporter permease, giving the protein MLLHDTALIFGRYARQTLRSRFQILFGILMPLLYLLFFGPLLTGLPLGRAGDSWQILVPGLLLQLGLFGASFAGFSIIIEKSTGVVERMRVTPVSRLALLLGRVLRDALLFMFQAVLLVLAALAMGLRAPLPGVLIGFAFVGLLTVSLASLSYALAMKVRTPQEFGPVINSLTMPAMLLSGLMLPMTLGPVWLDVLSHFTPFRYLVDAVRDAYVGSYATAHMLYGVLVSLGFALLAVTVGTRVFRGAGA
- a CDS encoding TetR/AcrR family transcriptional regulator, which gives rise to MAEGLRERKKRQAKQHISDLATGLFLKHGFVTVTVAEIADLADVSVNTVYNYFPAKEDLFLDRMKGVTQRVARFVRARDKGESAAEAVLRELRAAVVAVSPELGLMDGFADFMKVIEGAPTLKARLWYLQQEVLDAVVETLREETGAGPEDTMPLLVGGQIAWIEGAVVGYISKEMLAGRKAVDVSRDALAVLDDIEGLLGAGVLNYARRAAA
- a CDS encoding cob(I)yrinic acid a,c-diamide adenosyltransferase, with the translated sequence MVNLTRIYTRTGDQGTTALGDMSRTAKTDLRISAYADANEANAAIGAAIALGKLSEDVVKVLVRVQNDLFDVGADLCTPVVENPEYPPLRVEQSYIDKLEGDCDTFLEDLEKLRSFILPGGTPGAALLHQACTVVRRAERSTWSALEVHGDSMNALTATYLNRLSDLLFILARTANKEVGDVLWVPGGER
- a CDS encoding 3-hydroxyacyl-CoA dehydrogenase family protein, which produces MARKLAVIGAGLMGSGIAQVSAQAGWDVVLRDVTDEALARGRGGIEASYDRFVSKGKLDAADAEAALARITTTTDLDAVADADVVVEAVFEKLEVKHEIFRTLDKVVREDAVLASNTSAIPITKIAAVTERPERVVGVHFFSPVPMMQLCELVRGYKTSDETLATAREFAESVGKTCIVVNRDVAGFVTTRLISALVVEAAKLYESGVASAEDIDIACKLGFGHAMGPLATADLTGVDILLHATGNIYTESQDEKFAAPELMRRMVDAGDIGRKSGQGFYTY
- a CDS encoding ABC transporter ATP-binding protein, which produces MPIISTAGLARTFDTKAGPVEAVRSVDLTVRTGEIVGLLGPNGAGKTTTLRMLTTLLAPTGGAATVVGCDLIGDPAGVRERCGYVAQSGGVDPHITVREELVTQGRLYRLSKADAVARAAELAEDVGLGELLDRRTAALSGGQRRRLDIAMGLTHRPAVLFLDEPTTGLDPAGRADLWDLVRRLRDDFGTTVVLTTHYLDEADALADRLVVIDGGLVVAEGTPAALRERFAGSSGASLQDAFLAITGRAPVSADAAPVSV
- a CDS encoding STAS domain-containing protein — protein: MYIRGDHAELVVGGRLDVRSAADARTVLHSAVDDGAGDLVLDLTELDSWDATGLGVIMGAHRRAGRAGRRLVLRGVPPQMQRLLVATRLHRILAIEGGIAADSLPRV